One stretch of Trichomycterus rosablanca isolate fTriRos1 chromosome 3, fTriRos1.hap1, whole genome shotgun sequence DNA includes these proteins:
- the si:dkeyp-84f3.5 gene encoding gastrula zinc finger protein xFG20-1, with amino-acid sequence MADLSSGNEFICTECGEGFNQYPALISHMAIHGPIGPFSANVESATNNCDVPIEFALHENGTLTVVDKSALSNFTFLFGKSVSKPSLTEDSSPSSKTAENDPAQCKCERCGQMFRNQKSLQEHQRYRPLEQGFKCTLCCKIFHDRESLHGHLQNHAHERFYSCGHCGKRFLRQETLQLHQKERHVPLGSKGSSKIDEDQENSLDKSYPCKICGLRFFWLSDLQSHLITHSHVNKLSVTIIHKENIQEQDENCLKNTDSNSPDDSVDRSYRCGLCGGRFDSLSGLKEHHLSEHPDEESSESTTRTRRQPVTYYGIMRQMVSKHHLQRLDPFRPRMRGRPRGGTRGNPNTKVYPCKQCHRVFVHSSSLSRHMRYHKGTLHTCLYCGRHFPQRCDVTRHVAMYHSSEVKVKGGNENVDEDEIADHESSEVHHESQENKDQQSPKPLDKKELPGTKEILLSTSRKTYKCRECNKVFRLLSVYQRHVRYHKRDPTRVLLSCPCCPCRFTFRSALDRHLENHDKEGSGKNGQKKSTTAEVDINIKNSNDLSIEMRSDMNTKPIFLHTTEVFYECTKCTATFSDLQIFLKHQSAHG; translated from the coding sequence ATGGCTGATCTTTCATCTGGAAATGAATTCATCTGCACAGAATGTGGTGAAGGATTTAATCAGTATCCAGCATTAATCAGTCACATGGCTATCCATGGGCCCATCGGTCCTTTTTCTGCAAATGTTGAAAGTGCCACTAACAACTGTGATGTACCTATTGAATTTGCACTTCATGAAAATGGAACACTCACAGTAGTTGATAAGTCTGCATTATCTAATTTCACCTTCTTATTTGGGAAGTCAGTATCAAAGCCATCGTTAACTGAAGATTCATCGCCTTCAAGCAAAACGGCAGAAAATGACcctgctcagtgtaaatgtGAAAGATGTGGTCAGATGTTCAGGAACCAGAAAAGTTTACAAGAGCATCAGAGATATCGTCCCCTTGAGCAAGGGTTCAAATGTACCTTGTGCTGTAAGATTTTCCATGATAGAGAGTCTCTTCATGGGCACCTTCAGAATCATGCTCATGAACGTTTTTACAGCTGTGGACACTGTGGAAAACGATTCTTAAGACAAgagacattacagttacaccaGAAAGAAAGGCATGTGCCTCTTGGATCCAAGGGTTCAAGTAAAATTGATGAGGACCAAGAAAATAGTCTAGATAAATCGTACCCCTGCAAGATTTGTGGCTTGCGTTTTTTTTGGTTATCTGACCTGCAGAGCCATCTAATCACCCATTCTCATGTCAACAAACTGAGTGTTACCATCATACACAAAGAAAACATTCAGGAACAGGACGAAAACTGCCTTAAGAACACTGACTCGAACTCCCCTGATGATTCTGTAGATCGATCATATCGCTGCGGTTTGTGTGGAGGGCGCTTCGATTCTCTGTCAGGTTTAAAAGAACATCATCTCTCTGAGCATCCAGATGAGGAGTCTTCAGAATCAACAACTCGGACCAGACGACAGCCGGTTACCTATTATGGCATAATGCGTCAAATGGTTTCAAAGCATCATCTGCAACGGCTGGATCCTTTTAGACCGAGAATGAGGGGAAGACCAAGAGGAGGTACCAGAGGTAATCCTAACACTAAGGTATACCCTTGCAAACAATGCCATCGAGTATTCGTACACTCTAGCAGTCTGTCACGTCATATGCGCTACCACAAGGGTACCCTCCATACATGCCTTTACTGTGGCAGACACTTTCCGCAAAGATGTGATGTCACAAGACATGTTGCCATgtatcacagttctgaagtaaAGGTTAAAGGTGGTAATGAAAATGTAGATGAAGATGAAATTGCAGATCACGAGTCATCAGAAGTGCATCATGAAAGTCAGGAGAACAAAGACCAGCAGTCACCAAAGCCACTAGATAAAAAGGAGTTGCCAGGTACTAAAGAGATCCTTCTGTCCACATCACGGAAGACCTACAAATGCAGAGAATGTAATAAAGTCTTCAGGCTGCTTAGTGTATACCAGAGACATGTACGTTATCATAAAAGAGACCCTACCAGGGTGTTGCTGAGCTGTCCTTGTTGTCCATGTCGCTTCACTTTCCGCTCTGCTCTAGATCGCCATCTAGAGAATCATGACAAGGAAGGGTCTGGGAAGAACGGCCAGAAAAAATCAACAACTGCAGAAGtcgatataaatataaaaaatagcaATGATTTAAGTATTGAAATGAGATCAGACATGAACACAAAACCGATATTTCTACACACAACAGAGGTGTTTTATGAATGCACTAAATGTACTGCAACCTTTTCTGACCTGcagatatttcttaaacatCAAAGTGCTCATGGTTAA